One Leptolyngbya sp. 'hensonii' genomic region harbors:
- a CDS encoding YafY family protein, translating to MSRHLERLLEIDGLLRQGRRQTSTSLAEAVEVSERTIRNDLTFLRDRYQAPIEWSKARGYYYTDPDWRLPTIPLTRGELFALTLGARMLEAYAGSAYSLELRSAIARLAERLPEQTWVDLQQVAEERILFRSGAEINLDPEVWHQLEDACRNHKTVHMTYYTAGRNATSDRNLDPYVLHIYRGTNPYVIGYCHNRQEMRWFRVDRIKRLQVLAETFVPDPTFDARDHLEMIFQHEAGGVPLPVVIWFDAPTAPYIRERRWHPTQEIHEHPDGSLTLHLMVRGMNDLKRWVLGYGQGAIVREPPELVQLVKTEVSQMQNSYKGGQP from the coding sequence ATGTCAAGGCATCTGGAACGGCTACTGGAAATCGACGGATTATTGCGACAGGGGAGACGGCAAACGTCCACCAGTCTGGCGGAGGCAGTGGAGGTCAGTGAGCGCACCATTCGTAATGACCTCACGTTTCTGCGCGATCGCTACCAGGCTCCGATCGAGTGGAGCAAGGCCAGGGGCTATTACTACACCGATCCAGACTGGCGGTTGCCGACCATTCCCCTGACCAGGGGTGAACTCTTTGCCCTGACATTGGGGGCCAGGATGCTAGAAGCCTATGCCGGGTCTGCTTACAGTCTGGAGCTTCGATCGGCCATTGCTCGATTAGCAGAACGGCTCCCTGAGCAAACCTGGGTAGACCTGCAGCAGGTGGCTGAAGAACGGATTTTGTTCCGCTCCGGGGCAGAAATCAATCTGGACCCGGAGGTTTGGCATCAGTTGGAGGATGCCTGTCGAAATCACAAAACGGTTCACATGACGTATTACACAGCAGGTCGCAATGCAACGTCTGATCGTAATTTGGACCCCTATGTGCTGCATATCTATCGAGGCACCAATCCCTATGTGATTGGCTACTGCCACAATCGGCAAGAGATGCGCTGGTTTCGGGTCGATCGGATTAAGCGCTTGCAAGTGCTGGCAGAAACTTTTGTCCCTGACCCTACGTTTGATGCCAGAGATCATCTGGAGATGATTTTTCAGCATGAGGCAGGTGGGGTGCCGCTCCCGGTTGTGATCTGGTTTGATGCGCCGACGGCTCCCTATATCCGGGAGCGGCGCTGGCATCCGACCCAGGAAATTCACGAACATCCGGATGGGTCGCTGACGTTACACCTGATGGTGCGGGGGATGAATGATCTGAAGCGATGGGTGTTGGGGTATGGCCAGGGGGCGATCGTGCGGGAGCCGCCGGAGCTGGTGCAAT
- a CDS encoding helix-turn-helix domain-containing protein, translated as MRKGQLGVGQFKRATGLLELDRGKAISAVATTLGVSETTVRVWRNRYEQEELQMLHGKPRLSSRR; from the coding sequence TTGCGTAAAGGTCAACTGGGAGTCGGGCAATTTAAGCGGGCGACGGGTCTTCTAGAACTTGATCGAGGCAAAGCGATCAGTGCTGTTGCAACGACCTTAGGAGTTTCAGAGACGACGGTGCGGGTGTGGCGCAACCGCTATGAGCAGGAAGAGTTGCAGATGCTGCATGGCAAGCCGCGCCTTTCATCTCGACGCTGA
- a CDS encoding cyclic nucleotide-binding domain-containing protein, whose translation MMDPGVILANGLQPESVLSTPEQLLPLGTNSTSLASSSEQVILECSHWLSFHRVWGQFPTPVLTAIAQSLKCFRVEPQTLIYQEGQKNIGLYLLKWGTVEIYRLSPIGKSLIRYRSAGELFGYASLMAIPENGRHQTQAITLTASEIWFLPEAEFRQLMQQYAEFERMFNTLLAQDLNAFSARIAQEQRRIQGLQSYIQAVPTGAKILGHSKASQKLAEQLDQAADSLKPVLFQAQPGTGKTFLAGLIHSRSGIAAQPFAELDCTKLPRSEDGRLNTDCLFGRVAGQTGVLELLERGTLLLNNVQVLSEGDRARLTHYCKTGSILPNHGLSGSNTLTTEPPKPIQSWVRLILAAPDKLELPEVDAIPIKLFSLPQRKADIPDFARYFLAQFCQAHNRPLLALDQSDLRRLISYDYPGNLTELAEILHRAVIMTPPGQVVISEQALWSVQSAKNAFRVDLLTHVPWLRQLLLSRWYPEGIWMVMMAFFVPVTIAGLIGPQTRESSVTLNLFWAWWWPGYLFLFVFVGRLWCAVCPFMITAEWLRRFSLWLFPRQQLTWNTQWLNRWGAWILFGGFVAIYLWEKLWDLPHHALLSAWLLLAITTGAVIFSLIYERRLWCRYLCPIGGMNGMFAKLAMVELRSTQQVCGSQCSTFGCYKGSDATPVNFTDALPTEGQATGGCPLYTHPAQLQDNRDCVLCMTCLKACSHRSVQLNLRFPTADLLDHPQGFGAEVALLLLLFGGVLMHHTERILGWLGFHNIPIDANHLLTSTPIVLALLSIPAALTYLTHTIARFLDPKQPVYLTVIYAYLPFTLAANLTHYVPAGVMEAGQILPVLARTLGFSGAGLPALTWSADVAAFLQGVTLLSALVFSIYPLLRITKRPLLSNLPHLILMLGFTIFFFKLMI comes from the coding sequence ATGATGGATCCTGGAGTAATTTTGGCCAATGGTCTACAGCCTGAGTCAGTTCTGTCTACTCCAGAGCAATTATTGCCTCTGGGAACAAACAGCACAAGCCTTGCCTCTTCCAGTGAGCAGGTGATTCTGGAATGTAGCCATTGGTTAAGTTTTCATCGGGTTTGGGGGCAGTTTCCAACCCCAGTATTAACCGCGATCGCCCAGTCATTGAAATGCTTCCGTGTAGAACCCCAAACGTTGATCTACCAGGAAGGACAAAAAAACATTGGGCTATACCTGCTCAAGTGGGGCACAGTCGAGATCTACCGGCTTTCCCCGATTGGGAAATCTCTGATTCGCTATCGCAGTGCTGGAGAGCTATTCGGTTATGCATCCCTGATGGCAATCCCAGAAAACGGCAGGCACCAGACGCAAGCGATCACCCTCACGGCTAGTGAAATCTGGTTTTTGCCCGAGGCTGAGTTTCGTCAGTTGATGCAACAGTATGCCGAATTTGAACGGATGTTCAATACGCTGTTAGCGCAAGATTTAAATGCCTTCAGTGCCCGCATTGCTCAAGAGCAACGCCGGATTCAAGGGTTACAGTCTTATATTCAAGCGGTTCCAACTGGAGCAAAAATCCTGGGCCACAGCAAAGCCAGTCAAAAGTTGGCAGAACAACTGGATCAAGCTGCTGACAGTCTAAAACCTGTCTTGTTTCAAGCCCAACCAGGAACTGGAAAAACCTTTCTGGCCGGACTGATCCATTCCCGTTCTGGAATCGCAGCCCAACCTTTTGCTGAATTAGATTGTACCAAGTTACCCCGATCAGAAGATGGTAGGCTCAATACCGATTGCTTATTTGGCAGAGTCGCTGGACAGACCGGCGTCCTCGAACTGCTGGAGCGGGGAACCCTACTGCTGAATAATGTCCAAGTTTTGAGTGAGGGCGATCGGGCACGCCTCACCCATTACTGCAAAACGGGTAGCATCCTACCGAATCATGGTCTCAGTGGTTCTAATACTCTGACAACCGAGCCTCCCAAGCCGATTCAGTCTTGGGTACGCTTAATCCTCGCCGCACCGGACAAACTAGAGTTGCCAGAGGTAGACGCAATTCCGATCAAGCTGTTCAGCTTACCCCAGCGTAAAGCAGATATTCCAGATTTTGCCCGTTATTTCCTGGCCCAGTTTTGTCAGGCCCACAATCGTCCGCTGCTGGCTCTGGATCAGTCTGATCTGCGTCGCTTGATTAGCTATGACTACCCTGGCAACCTCACAGAACTGGCAGAAATCCTGCATCGCGCAGTGATCATGACGCCACCAGGGCAAGTTGTGATTTCAGAACAAGCCCTCTGGTCGGTGCAGTCTGCGAAGAACGCCTTCCGAGTGGATTTGCTCACCCATGTGCCCTGGCTGCGGCAACTATTGCTGAGTCGCTGGTACCCAGAGGGTATCTGGATGGTGATGATGGCATTTTTTGTGCCCGTCACGATCGCCGGGTTGATTGGGCCTCAGACCCGCGAGAGTAGCGTGACCCTCAATCTCTTTTGGGCCTGGTGGTGGCCGGGTTATCTGTTTCTATTTGTCTTTGTCGGTCGGCTCTGGTGCGCCGTTTGCCCCTTTATGATCACAGCAGAATGGCTCCGCCGTTTTTCCCTCTGGCTGTTTCCGCGTCAGCAACTGACCTGGAATACCCAATGGCTGAATCGATGGGGAGCCTGGATCCTGTTTGGTGGCTTTGTGGCAATTTATTTGTGGGAAAAGCTGTGGGATTTGCCCCATCATGCGCTGCTTTCTGCTTGGTTGCTCCTGGCGATTACAACTGGAGCAGTCATTTTTAGCCTGATTTATGAGCGGCGGCTCTGGTGTCGCTATTTGTGCCCGATCGGTGGCATGAACGGGATGTTCGCCAAGCTGGCAATGGTGGAGTTGCGATCGACCCAACAGGTCTGCGGTAGCCAATGCAGCACCTTTGGCTGCTATAAAGGCAGTGATGCAACTCCTGTTAACTTTACAGATGCGTTGCCTACGGAAGGTCAGGCCACGGGGGGCTGTCCGCTTTACACCCATCCGGCCCAATTGCAAGACAACCGAGACTGCGTGCTCTGTATGACCTGTCTCAAAGCCTGCTCCCATCGATCGGTGCAGCTCAACTTGCGGTTTCCCACAGCAGACCTCTTAGACCACCCTCAGGGTTTTGGAGCGGAAGTCGCACTGCTGCTGCTGCTGTTTGGTGGCGTATTGATGCACCATACTGAGCGAATTTTAGGATGGTTGGGCTTCCACAATATTCCCATTGACGCGAATCATTTACTGACCAGTACGCCGATCGTCCTTGCCCTGCTCAGCATTCCCGCTGCGTTGACCTATCTGACTCACACGATCGCCCGCTTCCTTGACCCCAAACAACCTGTCTATCTCACGGTCATCTACGCTTATTTACCCTTTACCCTGGCCGCAAACTTAACCCATTATGTCCCAGCGGGCGTGATGGAGGCGGGTCAAATTTTGCCTGTCCTGGCGCGAACCCTGGGCTTTAGCGGCGCAGGTTTGCCAGCCCTCACCTGGAGTGCAGATGTGGCAGCATTTCTTCAAGGCGTCACACTCCTCTCCGCTCTGGTTTTCAGTATCTATCCGCTGTTACGCATTACCAAACGCCCCTTGCTCAGCAATCTGCCCCATTTGATCCTTATGCTTGGGTTTACAATTTTCTTTTTCAAGCTGATGATATGA
- a CDS encoding type I restriction enzyme HsdR N-terminal domain-containing protein yields MAQTIAVTEMVKSLAEAEAKFGLQRNSDPQFFREWVDALPSLTDPELADLGVMYRRLTYHRSTNELLEGSVTLLAASPLLELAGFYDPPFRMRSETAIEWVLNDGEEILRGRIDLLIMQNQFWVLVVESKKTSISVRSALPQALAYIMANTNPDQLLFGMITNGDDVLFIKLLQQPTPQYGLSRAFSLYTLPSEAQQVLQILKRMGELITQ; encoded by the coding sequence ATGGCACAAACCATTGCAGTCACAGAGATGGTTAAAAGTCTTGCCGAAGCAGAGGCAAAGTTTGGGCTGCAACGAAATTCTGACCCACAGTTTTTCCGAGAATGGGTTGATGCCTTACCATCCCTGACAGACCCAGAACTCGCTGACTTGGGGGTGATGTATCGGCGGTTAACCTATCACCGCTCCACCAATGAACTGTTGGAGGGTTCTGTTACCCTCCTGGCAGCATCTCCCTTACTGGAACTCGCTGGCTTTTACGATCCACCTTTCAGAATGCGGTCTGAAACCGCGATCGAATGGGTGCTGAATGATGGGGAAGAAATCCTGCGAGGGCGTATTGATCTGCTGATTATGCAGAACCAATTTTGGGTGTTGGTGGTGGAATCCAAAAAGACCAGCATTTCTGTGCGATCGGCATTGCCTCAAGCTCTAGCCTACATAATGGCAAACACGAATCCTGACCAATTGCTCTTTGGCATGATCACGAATGGGGATGATGTGCTGTTTATTAAGTTGCTGCAACAACCCACGCCCCAATATGGCTTGTCACGAGCCTTTTCACTCTATACGTTGCCTAGTGAAGCCCAACAGGTCTTGCAAATCTTGAAACGGATGGGTGAACTAATCACTCAATAG
- the cysK gene encoding cysteine synthase A, with protein sequence MPIYSDITEVIGCTPLVRLQRLPQQFGCVAEMVLKLEGMNPAKSVKDRIAVSMMLEAERAGLIQPGISTIVEATSGNTGIGLAMVCAAKGYRLILTMPDGMSQERRQIVQAYGAEVILTPAEADMQGAISHANQLVATIPQAFSPHQFSNPANPKIHYDTTGPEIWQDTDGDIAALVVGVGTGGTLTGAGRYLKQQNPKLQIVAIEPVNSKVLSGQPAGEHNLQGIGAGFIPDVLRVDLIDEIVTVTEAEAYEIGRQLARVEGIISGISTGAAVYAGLQIGQRSHYQDQRIVIIQPSAGERYLSTAMWDENSTETTSH encoded by the coding sequence ATGCCAATCTACAGTGACATTACCGAAGTTATTGGTTGTACTCCTCTTGTCCGGCTGCAACGCTTACCCCAGCAGTTTGGCTGTGTTGCTGAAATGGTGCTGAAACTAGAAGGCATGAATCCAGCCAAGTCCGTGAAAGATCGGATCGCTGTCAGCATGATGCTCGAAGCAGAACGAGCGGGGCTGATTCAACCCGGAATTTCGACGATCGTGGAGGCCACCTCCGGGAATACCGGGATCGGGTTAGCGATGGTCTGTGCCGCCAAGGGCTATCGCCTGATTCTGACCATGCCAGACGGCATGAGCCAGGAACGACGGCAAATTGTTCAGGCGTATGGTGCAGAGGTGATTTTGACTCCGGCTGAAGCTGATATGCAGGGGGCGATCTCCCATGCCAATCAACTGGTGGCAACAATTCCCCAAGCTTTTTCACCGCATCAATTCAGCAATCCTGCCAACCCTAAAATCCACTACGACACCACTGGGCCTGAAATTTGGCAGGACACCGATGGTGATATTGCCGCGTTAGTCGTCGGTGTGGGGACAGGCGGCACGTTGACTGGTGCTGGACGCTATCTCAAACAACAAAATCCCAAGCTCCAAATTGTTGCCATCGAACCCGTAAACAGTAAGGTGCTGAGTGGCCAGCCTGCAGGCGAACATAATTTACAAGGCATTGGCGCAGGGTTTATCCCAGATGTCCTGCGAGTCGATTTAATCGATGAAATTGTCACCGTCACCGAAGCAGAGGCTTACGAGATTGGACGACAATTGGCGCGCGTAGAAGGCATCATCAGTGGTATCTCAACAGGCGCAGCGGTCTATGCAGGATTACAAATCGGGCAGCGATCGCACTACCAAGATCAACGGATTGTGATCATTCAGCCTAGTGCAGGAGAACGCTATCTCAGCACGGCAATGTGGGATGAGAATAGCACAGAAACTACTTCACATTAG
- a CDS encoding FAD-dependent oxidoreductase — protein MKRILVLGGGMGGVEAAIALTQKLKGDYQIDLISNRDFLYIYPASIWLTVGKRTLEDLSVPLTQLAEIHGFNFLQEEVKEVRAKERLVLTTSQEYSYDYLIIALGGSKLKPKGVENTLSICGSPLDGMQIQERFLELVERGEGKIACGFSGNPQDATAVRGGPVFEVLFNFDTYLREKGLRDRFELTFFSPSDAPGKRLGAGGLAQLQQLFQERGITIVSGKKIKEFTSSGVTFEDDTHVVTDLTVFTPGMTGTPILKQSDLPLTAAGFVPVSDTAQVNGFENCYAIGDSSYFEGPDWRARQGHLAEVMARTAAENVARQERGEAATASFREEINLLCIMDTGTEGVFVYRDENREMAPRGAWARWAKLAWEKYYKLNKLGKVPRLL, from the coding sequence ATGAAAAGAATTCTGGTTTTAGGTGGTGGAATGGGGGGTGTGGAAGCTGCGATCGCCCTGACCCAAAAACTCAAGGGCGATTATCAAATTGACCTGATCTCCAACCGTGACTTCCTGTATATCTATCCCGCGTCCATCTGGCTGACGGTGGGTAAGCGCACCCTGGAAGACCTCTCAGTGCCCTTGACACAACTCGCCGAAATTCATGGCTTTAATTTCCTGCAAGAAGAGGTGAAAGAGGTCAGAGCTAAAGAACGATTGGTTCTCACGACATCACAAGAGTATTCCTATGATTATCTCATTATCGCTTTGGGTGGTTCTAAGCTAAAGCCCAAAGGTGTTGAGAATACCCTATCTATTTGCGGCTCACCATTGGATGGAATGCAAATTCAAGAGCGGTTCCTGGAGCTAGTCGAGCGGGGAGAAGGCAAGATTGCCTGCGGGTTTAGCGGTAATCCCCAGGATGCAACGGCAGTCCGAGGTGGACCCGTGTTTGAGGTCTTGTTTAATTTCGATACCTATTTGCGGGAAAAGGGCTTGCGCGATCGCTTTGAACTCACTTTCTTTAGCCCCTCTGATGCCCCTGGAAAGCGGCTGGGGGCAGGGGGGCTGGCCCAATTACAACAATTGTTCCAGGAACGCGGTATTACTATCGTGTCTGGCAAAAAGATCAAGGAATTTACCAGCAGTGGCGTGACCTTTGAGGATGATACTCACGTCGTAACCGATCTCACTGTTTTTACACCGGGAATGACTGGCACACCTATCCTCAAGCAATCTGACCTACCCCTGACCGCAGCAGGGTTTGTCCCCGTCAGCGATACTGCACAGGTAAACGGATTTGAAAATTGCTATGCGATCGGTGACAGTTCCTATTTTGAGGGACCCGACTGGCGGGCACGACAGGGGCATTTAGCCGAAGTGATGGCACGCACGGCGGCGGAAAATGTTGCCCGACAAGAGCGTGGAGAAGCAGCAACAGCCAGCTTCCGGGAAGAGATTAACCTGCTGTGCATTATGGATACAGGCACAGAAGGTGTCTTTGTCTACCGGGATGAGAACCGAGAAATGGCACCCCGAGGAGCCTGGGCACGCTGGGCAAAACTGGCATGGGAAAAATATTACAAGTTGAATAAATTAGGAAAAGTTCCACGTCTACTATGA
- a CDS encoding isoprenylcysteine carboxylmethyltransferase family protein, whose product MNQLKEWGFSGHWWRGQKGEYWVIGQIILSISFALLPVYPIVAVETLSPVWKYIGWGITGLFSLISALLLLSGGLELGANLTLLPHPKDNGELVTSGVYGVVRHPIYSGVVFLAIAYSCWQWSLFHAIGAMLLLLFFDIKARKEEVWLKHKFSDYEVYRSQVKKLIPWIY is encoded by the coding sequence ATGAACCAACTTAAAGAATGGGGATTCTCAGGCCATTGGTGGCGCGGTCAGAAAGGCGAATACTGGGTAATCGGTCAAATAATCCTCTCCATTAGTTTTGCCCTGTTGCCAGTCTACCCAATTGTCGCTGTAGAGACGTTGTCTCCTGTTTGGAAATACATAGGTTGGGGAATCACTGGTCTTTTTAGCCTAATTTCCGCATTGTTATTACTTTCGGGAGGATTAGAGTTAGGTGCAAATCTTACTCTCTTACCCCACCCTAAAGATAACGGGGAATTGGTAACCAGTGGAGTTTACGGAGTAGTAAGGCATCCTATTTATAGTGGCGTAGTTTTTTTAGCGATCGCCTACAGTTGCTGGCAATGGAGTTTATTCCATGCGATCGGTGCCATGCTATTACTACTATTTTTTGACATCAAAGCCAGAAAAGAAGAAGTATGGTTGAAGCACAAATTTTCTGATTATGAAGTTTATCGATCGCAAGTCAAAAAACTAATTCCCTGGATCTATTAA
- a CDS encoding type I restriction endonuclease subunit R, protein MVSLGITKAITNLTEAHARLGIVPSTDATFFTEWKALLPPLTDTEKARLDHLKQRYLYYADSGAITEGTVNLILLSPLLETLGFIDPPYQVRSEKYIRFEIEDGDTQLDGLIDALVIHDRLWLIVIESKPYGFSVRQAIAQTLAYIVGAPISPVFALITTGEDCLFVKCDRDSSHYALSDKFTLSTAEGNELYAVAQILKRLVIV, encoded by the coding sequence ATGGTTAGCCTCGGTATCACCAAAGCGATTACCAATCTCACCGAAGCCCACGCGAGGCTAGGCATTGTGCCCAGCACCGATGCCACCTTTTTCACCGAATGGAAAGCGCTATTGCCTCCATTGACCGATACCGAGAAGGCAAGGCTCGATCATCTCAAACAGCGTTATCTCTACTACGCCGATAGCGGAGCCATCACTGAAGGTACCGTCAACTTAATTCTGCTGTCACCCCTGCTGGAAACCCTGGGCTTCATCGACCCGCCTTACCAAGTCCGGAGTGAAAAATATATCCGGTTTGAAATTGAAGACGGTGATACCCAACTGGATGGGTTGATCGATGCCTTGGTGATTCACGATCGCCTCTGGTTAATTGTGATTGAAAGTAAACCCTATGGGTTTAGTGTGCGACAAGCGATCGCCCAAACCTTAGCCTATATTGTTGGTGCACCAATTTCTCCCGTGTTCGCTCTGATTACTACCGGAGAAGATTGCCTGTTCGTTAAATGCGATCGCGACTCCTCCCACTATGCCCTGTCAGACAAATTTACCCTCAGCACCGCTGAAGGCAATGAACTGTATGCCGTCGCGCAAATCCTGAAACGTCTGGTTATTGTATAG
- a CDS encoding MBL fold metallo-hydrolase: MPERIVVTVLVDNTAGDRGLLSEHGLSFLIETDDHPVLFDTGQGFALHHNAQRLNISLVDLDAIVISHGHYDHTGGLPALLKHSSKTDLFLHPEAIAPKYSSRGDIGSPIQDAQALSNQVHRLVWTERPTEVIPGVWVTGSIPRHHPLENTEGWFWCNPERTDRDLLPDDQALFMETPNGFVVILGCAHAGVINTLDYIAEITGERKFYAVLGGMHLLHASSDRIGATLERLKRYEVQLIGANHCTGMKAISMLWHELGDRCLHCRTGTQLVIGRQAG, translated from the coding sequence ATGCCTGAACGCATCGTTGTTACAGTTCTGGTGGATAACACGGCTGGAGACCGAGGGCTCCTGAGTGAGCATGGACTTTCCTTTCTGATCGAAACAGACGATCATCCCGTTCTTTTCGACACGGGACAGGGGTTTGCTTTGCATCACAATGCTCAACGTTTAAACATTTCCTTAGTGGATCTGGATGCCATTGTGATCAGCCACGGCCACTACGACCACACGGGTGGTTTGCCCGCCTTGTTAAAGCACAGTAGTAAAACAGATTTGTTCTTGCATCCAGAGGCGATCGCCCCAAAGTACAGCTCTAGAGGAGACATTGGATCTCCAATACAGGATGCACAGGCATTAAGTAATCAGGTGCATCGTTTGGTCTGGACGGAAAGACCAACAGAAGTCATCCCAGGCGTTTGGGTCACTGGATCAATCCCACGTCATCATCCGCTTGAGAATACGGAGGGATGGTTCTGGTGCAACCCTGAACGAACAGATAGGGATCTCCTCCCAGATGACCAGGCACTGTTTATGGAAACACCGAATGGTTTCGTTGTAATCCTCGGTTGTGCTCATGCTGGGGTGATCAATACGCTAGATTACATTGCTGAAATTACAGGTGAACGTAAGTTTTATGCTGTTTTAGGTGGCATGCACCTGTTACACGCCAGTAGCGATCGTATCGGTGCCACCCTTGAACGCTTGAAACGGTATGAGGTTCAATTGATCGGTGCCAACCATTGCACTGGAATGAAAGCCATCAGTATGTTGTGGCATGAATTGGGCGACCGTTGTCTCCACTGCCGAACAGGTACTCAATTAGTGATTGGTCGCCAAGCAGGCTGA
- a CDS encoding DUF2892 domain-containing protein: METNVGLLDRVIRVLLASVLLYLGLFLYRSSALGIGLVAAGGILLITALVGFCGLYRLLGIYTNQTNKQL, encoded by the coding sequence ATGGAAACAAATGTGGGTTTGCTCGATCGCGTGATCCGTGTCCTGTTAGCTTCGGTGCTGTTGTACCTGGGGCTGTTCCTCTACAGGAGTTCTGCCCTAGGCATTGGGCTGGTTGCCGCAGGTGGCATACTGCTGATAACGGCGCTGGTTGGTTTTTGCGGTCTTTATCGCCTCCTGGGCATCTACACCAACCAAACTAATAAGCAACTGTAG
- a CDS encoding DUF302 domain-containing protein produces the protein MTYHFSKVVDASFQEAITQVTESLKQEGMGILTEIDVQAAFKKKLDIEFHQYKILGACHPQIAYQMIQTDDKAGVLYPCNVVVQEHEDGRVEVSAVDPLMMFLSLHSPRAKEIAIEASQKMQRVIDRLPQATLSASQAAYTI, from the coding sequence ATGACTTACCACTTCAGCAAGGTTGTTGATGCCTCCTTTCAAGAAGCGATCACCCAAGTCACCGAATCTCTCAAACAGGAAGGCATGGGCATATTGACCGAAATTGATGTGCAAGCTGCCTTCAAGAAGAAACTGGACATCGAGTTTCACCAATACAAAATTCTGGGAGCCTGTCATCCTCAAATTGCCTATCAAATGATCCAAACCGATGACAAAGCGGGTGTATTGTATCCCTGCAATGTCGTGGTGCAAGAACACGAGGATGGCAGAGTAGAAGTCTCAGCGGTTGATCCGTTGATGATGTTCCTGTCCCTGCACAGTCCGAGAGCAAAAGAAATTGCGATCGAGGCCAGTCAAAAAATGCAACGGGTGATCGATCGCCTGCCTCAAGCAACCTTGAGTGCTTCGCAAGCTGCATACACTATTTAA
- the petC gene encoding cytochrome b6-f complex iron-sulfur subunit: MDDSMSLENPSLSRRQLLNFLTGATVAATAGSALYAVGKFFIPPAESTGAGGAILAKDILGNPIPARQILAEASGTRALVAGLAGEPTYLVVQEDNTLDAMGIVDNCTHLGCTFPWNPMDQQFQCPCHGSLYAPDGTVVRGPAPLPLKIVHVAVIDNNILISPWTEPDPRTGETPWWV, from the coding sequence ATGGACGACAGTATGTCGCTCGAAAACCCATCCCTATCCCGGCGACAACTCCTCAATTTTCTAACCGGAGCGACTGTTGCTGCTACTGCTGGTTCCGCTCTCTACGCAGTTGGCAAATTCTTCATTCCTCCCGCAGAGTCAACCGGAGCAGGGGGGGCCATTCTCGCTAAAGATATTCTCGGAAATCCAATCCCAGCAAGGCAAATCTTGGCAGAGGCATCCGGAACTCGTGCCCTAGTTGCAGGTCTGGCAGGAGAACCCACTTACCTGGTCGTCCAAGAAGATAACACGCTGGATGCTATGGGAATTGTGGATAACTGCACCCACCTGGGCTGCACCTTCCCCTGGAATCCGATGGATCAGCAGTTTCAATGTCCCTGTCATGGCTCTCTCTATGCCCCTGATGGCACAGTAGTTCGTGGCCCAGCTCCCCTTCCCCTCAAAATTGTTCACGTTGCTGTCATCGATAACAACATTTTGATCTCACCCTGGACAGAACCCGATCCTCGCACTGGAGAAACCCCCTGGTGGGTTTGA
- a CDS encoding NifB/NifX family molybdenum-iron cluster-binding protein, with the protein MKIAVSSQNQTSVTAHLGHCQKFWIYDVDNATIQTKELLKLTKDQSFHESSSKDPHPLDGIQVLISGSMGRGLARRLESKGIQPIITPETDPDTAITAYLAGSLVVMTPEEVEHHHDVDPLVVPQVDRDTGSSSCHE; encoded by the coding sequence ATGAAAATTGCCGTATCCAGTCAAAACCAGACCAGCGTAACTGCCCATCTTGGACATTGTCAAAAATTCTGGATTTATGACGTAGACAACGCCACCATTCAAACCAAAGAACTGCTCAAGCTTACCAAAGACCAGAGCTTTCATGAAAGTTCCTCCAAAGACCCTCACCCACTGGATGGGATCCAGGTTCTGATTAGCGGCAGTATGGGACGTGGCCTAGCCCGCCGTCTGGAATCCAAAGGCATTCAACCGATTATCACGCCTGAAACTGACCCGGATACAGCCATCACTGCCTATCTTGCGGGTTCTCTTGTAGTCATGACTCCAGAGGAGGTTGAGCATCACCATGACGTAGACCCACTTGTTGTCCCTCAGGTCGATCGAGACACTGGGAGTAGTAGCTGCCACGAGTAA